From a region of the Eulemur rufifrons isolate Redbay chromosome 7, OSU_ERuf_1, whole genome shotgun sequence genome:
- the CHAF1B gene encoding chromatin assembly factor 1 subunit B — translation MKVITCEIAWHNKEPVYSLDFQHGAAGRIHRLASAGVDTAVRIWKVEKGPDGKAIVEFLSNLVRHTKAVNVVRFSPAGDILASGGDDAVILLWKVNDNKEPEQIAFQDEDEAQMNKENWAVVKTLRGHLEDVYDICWATDGNLMASASVDNTAIIWDVSKGQKISIFNEHKSYVQGVTWDPLGQFVATLSCDRVLRVYSTQKKRVAFNVSKMLSGIGAEGEARSYRMFHDDSMKSFFRRLSFTPDGSLLLTPAGCVESGENVMNTTYVFSRKNLKRPIAHLPCPGKATLAVRCCPVYFELRPVVEPGLEMMCLPYRLVFAVASEDSVLFYDTQQPFPFGYVSNIHYHTLSDVSWSSDGAFLAISSTDGYCSFVTFEKDELGIPLKEKPVLSMRTPDTAKKTKSQTHQGSSPGSRPVEGTPTGRIQDPSSPCTTPPQARQSPAPAVVKDTPSITPGVKSSLPAPSEEKNLQPSSQNTKAHPSRRVTLNTLQAWSKTTPRRINLMPLKTDTPPNSIPASEISTCSTEKIQSEIPGDPQGSPPELKRPRLDGNKESIQSLDS, via the exons ATGAAAGTCATCACGTGCGAAATAGCCTGGCACAACAAGGAGCCGGTGTACAGCCTGGACTTCCAGCATGGGGCCGCCGGGAGGATCCACAGACTGGCGTCTGCGGGCGTGGACACCGCTGTCAGG ATCTGGAAAGTAGAAAAAGGACCAGATGGAAAAGCCATAGTGGAATTTTTGTCCAATCTTGTTCGTCATACTAAAGCCGTCAATGTCGTGCGTTTTTCTCCAGCTGGGGACATTTTAGCATCAGGAGGAGATG ATGCTGTCATCCTATTGTGGAAGGTGAACGACAACAAGGAACCAGAGCAGATTGCCTTTCAGGACGAAGACGAGGCTCAGATGAACAAGGAGAATTGGGCTGTTGTAAAAACTCTGAG GGGCCACTTAGAAGATGTGTATGATATTTGCTGGGCAACTGATGGGAATTTAATGGCTTCTGCCTCTGTGGATAACACAGCCATCATATGGGATGTCAGTAAAG GACAAAAGATATCAATTTTTAATGAACATAAAAGTTATGTACAAGGAGTAACCTGGGATCCTTTGGGTCAATTTGTTGCTACTCTGAGCTGTGACAG gGTGCTGCGAGTGTACAGCACGCAGAAGAAACGTGTGGCTTTTAATGTTTCAAAGATGCTGTCTGGAATAGGGGCTGAAGGAGAG GCAAGAAGTTACAGGATGTTTCATGATGACAGCATGAAGTCATTCTTTCGTAGACTCAGTTTTACTCCGGATGGGTCTTTGCTCCTCACACCAG CTGGATGTGTGGAATCTGGTGAAAATGTAATGAATACAACTTACGTTTTTTCcaggaaaaatcttaaaag GCCTATCGCTCACCTTCCGTGTCCTGGAAAAGCAACGCTGGCTGTCCGCTGCTGCCCAGTCTACTTTGAATTGAGGCCAGTG GTA GAACCGGGTCTGGAAATGATGTGTCTGCCCTATCGCCTGGTGTTCGCTGTGGCGTCAGAGGACTCCGTGCTCTTTTACGACACCCAGCAGCCCTTCCCTTTCGGTTACGTGTCTAACATACATTACCACACCCTGAGTGATGTCTCGTG GTCCAGCGATGGGGCCTTCCTGGCCATTTCTTCCACGGATGGTTATTGTTCATTTGTAACATTTGAGAAGGATGAACTTGGAATTCCTTTGAAAGAGAAGCCAGTTTTGAGCATGAGGACTCCTGATACAGCAAAGAAAACTAAGAGTCAGACACACCAAGGGTCTTCACCAGGATCTAGACCTGTAGAGGGAACCCCCACCGGCAGAATCCAAGACCCCAGCAGCCCCTGTACAACCCCCCCTCAGGCCAGACAGTCTCCAGCCCCAGCGGTGGTCAAGGACACTCCCTCAATTACTCCTGGTGTCAAAAGCTCCTTACCAGCGCCTTCAGAGGAGAAGAACCTGCAGCCCAGTAGTCAAAACACAAAAGCCCACCCATCCCGAAGGGTCACTCTGAACACACTGCAAGCCTGGAGCAAGACAACACCCCG GAGAATAAATTTAATGCCCTTAAAGACAGATACTCCACCAAATTCTATACCAGCCAGTGAAATTTCCACCTGTTCCACAGAAAAAATTCAGTCAG AGATTCCTGGAGACCCTCAGGGCAGTCCTCCAGAGCTGAAAAGGCCCAGACTCGATGGAAACAAAGAAAGCATCCAAAGTCTAGACTCTTGA